From Fusarium oxysporum f. sp. lycopersici 4287 chromosome 13, whole genome shotgun sequence, one genomic window encodes:
- a CDS encoding hypothetical protein (At least one base has a quality score < 10), whose protein sequence is MTLTHCNNAHLPLRTVEITPVFQGSQQFKLFDYAGHPHWRPCWRSFMSRLRGVVFVIDSTDRDALQEAKAELVGLLKEEMLEQQPFLVLANKQDDPKAMSVAELTEYLDIQQYLDKSSKCRVQPTSALTGEGLAAGLDWVRNALREHRE, encoded by the exons ATGACATTGACCCACTGTAATAATGCTCATCTTCCTCTACGAA CTGTCGAGATCACTCCTGTGTTCCAGGGCAGCCAACAGTTCAAACTCTTCGATTACGCTGGACACCCTCACTGGAGGCCATGTTGGAGAAGTTTCATGTCCAGGCTCCGAGGCGTCGTGTTTGTTATTGACAGCACAGACAGGGATGCCCTACAGGAAGCAAAAGCGGAATTGGTCGGATTGTTGAAGGAAGAAATGCTTGAACAGCAGCCATTTTTGGTGCTTGCTAACAAGCAGGATGATCCA AAAGCCATGAGCGTCGCGGAATTGACTGAATATCTCGATATACAACAATATCTTGACAAATCATCGAAATGC CGCGTTCAGCCCACGAGTGCCTTGACTGGGGAAGGGTTGGCTGCGGGTCTGGACTGGGTGCGAAACGCATTAAGAGAGCATCGCGAATGA